In Humulus lupulus chromosome 6, drHumLupu1.1, whole genome shotgun sequence, a single genomic region encodes these proteins:
- the LOC133782579 gene encoding universal stress protein PHOS32-like has translation MHHQTPPLDPADPQLPTIKIHHPPSPRHHSSGGPAATPTPTAGARRRIGVAVDLSDESAYAVQWAVSHYIRPGDAVILLHVSPTSVLFGADWGSIDLSISTNEYDDAAAVDKFHHNERISETATPTKRNAKQKKLEDDFDAFTASKAADLAKPLREAQIPYKIHIVKDHDMKERLCLEVERLGLSAVIMGSRGFGAVRRGNDGRLGSVSDYCVHHCVCPVVVVRYPEDREEGGDVAGGHGGGAVLAVKDGEEEEAVIKPVVKAEHIKDA, from the exons ATGCATCACCAAACCCCACCGCTCGACCCTGCCGACCCGCAGCTCCCAACCATCAAAATCCACCACCCACCATCCCCTCGCCACCACTCCTCCGGAGGTCCGGCCGCCACCCCGACTCCCACCGCCGGCGCCCGCCGTAGGATCGGCGTCGCTGTTGATCTCTCCGACGAGAGCGCTTACGCTGTTCAGTGGGCCGTCAGCCACTACATCCGGCCCGGAGACGCTGTTATTCTCCTCCACGTTAGCCCTACCTCCGTTCTCTTCGGCGCCGATTGGGGGTCCATCGACCTCTCGATCAGCACCAATGAATACGACGATGCTGCTGCCGTTGACAAGTTTCACCATAACGAAAGAATCAGCGAGACTGCTACTCCCACGAAACGAAACGCCAAGCAGAAGAAGCTCGAAGATGATTTCGACGCCTTCACGGCTTCCAAAGCTGCtgatcttgctaaacccttgcggGAAGCTCAGATACCGTACAAGATTCATATCGTAAAGGATCACGATATGAAGGAGAGGCTGTGTTTGGAGGTGGAGAGGCTTGGGCTCAGTGCGGTGATTATGGGGAGCAGGGGTTTTGGGGCTGTGCGACGTGGTAATGATGGAAGGCTTGGGAGTGTTAGTGATTATTGTGTGCATCACTGTGTTTGCCCTGTTGTAGTTGTACGGTATCCTGAAGATAGGGAAGAAGGTGGTGATGTTGCTGGTGGCCATGGCGGTGGTGCTGTCCTTGCGGTGAAGGACGGGGAAGAAGAAGAGGCTGTGATCAAGCCTGTGGTGAAGGCCGAGCATATAAAAG ATGCTTAG
- the LOC133782578 gene encoding uncharacterized protein LOC133782578: protein MKNCELCGLRARMYCESDRASLCWDCDEKVHGANFLVAKHSRSLLCHVCNSPTPWMASGAKLTPTVSVCESCVDCHNRKFEQGRGDESQGGNDEDEDEDEDDTENDDDISDDDDDNDHVFSLNEDEYDEDGENQVVPWSFSCSCPPPMAESSSGGDEDRVSDSKRLLENADLHSDNETGCSQANDEATSSVRPSNKRPRLTDEDCRSSVRPLDNDAAHDADSDGHDQDHDHHDDQTESRSTAIITSLQRLQKDVIRDVENASNTILGICKLSRDQSR from the exons ATGAAAAATTGTGAACTTTGTGGGCTACGAGCTAGGATGTACTGTGAATCGGATCGGGCAAGCTTATGCTGGGACTGCGATGAGAAAGTTCACGGCGCCAATTTCTTGGTGGCCAAACACTCCCGCAGTCTTCTCTGCCATGTCTGCAATTCGCCGACTCCATGGATGGCCTCTGGTGCCAAGCTTACCCCCACGGTCTCTGTCTGCGAAAGCTGCGTTGATTGTCATAACAGAAAGTTCGAGCAAGGTCGTGGTGATGAGAGCCAAGGCGGAAAtgatgaggatgaggatgaggatgaaGACGATACCGAGAACGACGACGATATTAGTGATGATGACGATGACAATGATCATGTGTTTAGTTTAAACGAAGATGAATATGATGAGGATGGAGAGAACCAGGTGGTTCCATGGTCGTTTTCATGTTCGTGTCCACCGCCTATGGCGGAATCTTCATCCGGTGGCGACGAGGATAGGGTTTCAGATTCGAAACGACTGCTAGAAAATGCGGATCTGCATTCTGAT AATGAAACCGGTTGTTCTCAGGCTAATGATGAAGCAACATCTTCAGTTAGGCCATCAAATAAACGGCCAAGATTGACTGATGAAGACTGCCGATCATCCGTGAGACCTCTTGATAATGATGCTGCTCATGATGCTGATAGTGATGGTCATGATCAAGATCATGATCATCACGATGATCAAACAGAGTCAAGATCAACGGCGATCATAACTTCTCTCCAGAGGCTCCAAAAAGATGTGATCAGAGACGTTGAAAACGCCTCAAACACAATTTTAGGGATTTGCAAACTGAGCAGAGATCAGAGCCGTTGA